Within the Saccharomonospora amisosensis genome, the region GCGCAGGTCGACCCACACCCACTGTGGTGGGTCCACCGGGGTGAACGACTCCGGCGGCTGTTCCGTGGGCGTCCATACCGGTCTGGTGGGTGTCGAGCTTTCGTCTCTGCGCCACCACCGGCACGCCGTTCGAGCTGGTTGATCCACAATGCGCTCCCCTGACGGTCTCCCGTTTCGAACAATAGTTCGAATGCTCTCGCGTATGTCAAGGGGAGTGTCGGAACCGACACCGTCTCGGTGGCGAACGAGTCGCGCGAGGATCCGGTCAGTTTCTGGCCGCTTGGTGAGAGATCCTGGGCCCATGGCGAACACGAGTGCCCGGATGCTGCGGTTGCTGTCGCTGCTGCAGACCCATCGGTTCTGGCCGGGCGGTGAGCTGGCCCGCAGGATGGAGGTGAGCGAGCGGACGTTGCGCCGCGACATCGAACGGCTGCGTGACCTCGGCTACCCGGTGGACGCCAGCCGCGGCGTCGCGGGTGGGTATCGGTTGCGATCCGGTGCGGCCATGCCACCACTGTTGGTTGACGACGAGGAGGCCGTTGCGATCGCGGTGGGGCTGTGCACGGCGGCAGGGGGTGTGGCAGGGGGTGTGGCGGAGCCGTCGATCCGGGCGCTGGGCAAGGTGATGCAGGTGATGCCGCCCAGGCTGCGACGCAGGATGGAGGCCCTGCGCGGCTACACCGTGCCCGCCTCGCTGTGGCAGGGCCCGGTTGTCGACGCCGTCGCGATGACCGTGCTCGCCCAGGCGTGCCGTGACGACGAGCGGCTGCGGTTCCACTACACCGCGCGGGACGGGCAGCACACGACACGGTTGGTGGAGCCGCACCGGCTGGTTTCGCTCGACCGCCGCTGGTACCTGGTGGCCTGGGATGCCGAACGGCACGGCTGGCGCACCTTCCGGGTCGACCGTCTGTCGGTACCCGAACTGACAGGCGCCAGGTTCCGGCAACGGGAACTGCCCGGCGGCGACGCGGCGGCGTTCGTGCGGCGAAGCATCGCGTCGTCGATCCCACGAAACGAGATCGTGCTGGATGTGCGGGCGCCTGCCGAACGGGTGCGCGCGGTCGTGGCGAGCTGGGGAACGGTGGCCGAACGCGACGCGGCGAGCTGCCGGTTGCGGATGAATGTCGACAGCTTCGCCTGGCCGGCTCTCGTGCTGGCGGCGGTGGGAGCCGACTTCGAGGTGGTCAGCCCGCCGGAACTCGGCGACTACCTGCGTGAGACAGGACAGCGATTCCTGCGAGCGGCCCAGCGGGCTAGGTCATGAGGCCGGGCAGTCCCGCCGCGGCCATCGAACGCCGTCGCCGCAGCCATACCCGGCGCGTACCGTCGGAGTACAGCCGCACGTTCGACAGCTCCCATCCGGAGAACTCCGCCTGGATGGAGAGTTGCACCGCGGCGGAAACGCGGGAAATCCCGGGTGGCAACTGCACCCTGCGGTACTCCCAATCCTCGTCGACCACCACTTCCGCATTCGTCATAAAGCGATCACCTGGATCCCTTCCCCGGCTGCCGAGCCGATGACGACCCGCGAGGTTCGTTCATCGACCGTAACCGAATTCGGCTGCCTAACGGTGGGGTAGCGGTACTTTTCTCGCGGCTCGCCGCCGCGCACGTCGAAGGCCACGACCTCGTTACGGCGGGTCAACGTCACCCAGACCAGGTCACGCCGAGAGTCGTAGGCGATGCCGTAGGCCCCGCCCGGCACCGGGTAGCGCTGCCGCAGCAGCAGCGGGTCGGCGGAGAAAGCCAGCAACGCGCCACGCCGGGTGTCGACCACGAACACCCGGCCGTAGGAGTCCGCCACCGCGTTGGTGGCTCCTTGCCCGGCCCGCAACCCCTCGCCGATGTGACCCTCCGCGACGTCGATGCTGAACAGGGCCGTGCGCTTGCGATCGAGCACGACTGCCGCGCCGTCGGCGACCAGCACGTCGTCCGCGCTGTAGAGGCCGTCGGTGATGGTTTCGCCGACCCGGTCACCGCGGAGCACCGCGACGCCCTTGCGCTCCCGCAGCGCGACCAGAGTGCGCTCCCCGTCGGCCGCCACCCCGGCAGGCCCGCCGGCCACCGGTACGGTCGTCAGCTCGCCATCGGGCAGCCGGATGCGGGCGAGTTGGCCCGCGTCCGGCAGCGCCGCCAGCAGGCTGTCGCCCGACACGGTCAGGTCTTGTGCCGGCGCGGGCAGCGACACCGACCTCGCCCGCGCGTCGAGCCGGTCGAGGTCGTACAGCAGCACAGCGGCCGGCTCGGTGACCGACACCGCGAGTGTCCTGCTGGCGGCATCGGTGGCCAGCGCGTTGACGGCACCGGGCGCGGACAGTACCCGGC harbors:
- a CDS encoding helix-turn-helix transcriptional regulator; the protein is MANTSARMLRLLSLLQTHRFWPGGELARRMEVSERTLRRDIERLRDLGYPVDASRGVAGGYRLRSGAAMPPLLVDDEEAVAIAVGLCTAAGGVAGGVAEPSIRALGKVMQVMPPRLRRRMEALRGYTVPASLWQGPVVDAVAMTVLAQACRDDERLRFHYTARDGQHTTRLVEPHRLVSLDRRWYLVAWDAERHGWRTFRVDRLSVPELTGARFRQRELPGGDAAAFVRRSIASSIPRNEIVLDVRAPAERVRAVVASWGTVAERDAASCRLRMNVDSFAWPALVLAAVGADFEVVSPPELGDYLRETGQRFLRAAQRARS
- a CDS encoding DUF5703 family protein — protein: MTNAEVVVDEDWEYRRVQLPPGISRVSAAVQLSIQAEFSGWELSNVRLYSDGTRRVWLRRRRSMAAAGLPGLMT